The following coding sequences are from one Salvia hispanica cultivar TCC Black 2014 chromosome 3, UniMelb_Shisp_WGS_1.0, whole genome shotgun sequence window:
- the LOC125209114 gene encoding putative cytochrome c oxidase subunit 5b-like, which yields MFTRLAVRLRTLAPPRSASKTAQFSLGSSRPSENVVRSAPVFSRLFSSESGNVPKKVEDIVPIATGHEREELQAEIEGRDILEINHPSGPFGTKEEPAVIKSYYDKRIVGCPGDEGEDEHDVVWFWLEKGKPHECPVCSQYFVLEVVGPGGPPDGHGDDEDDHHH from the exons ATGTTCACACGCCTCGCTGTCCGCCTCCGCACTCTCGCCCCGCCCCGATCCGCTTCCAAAACCGCCCAATTCTCCCTCGGATCTTCCAGACCATCGGAGAATGTCGTCCGTTCGGCCCCCGTTTTTTCTCGCCTCTTCTCTTCTGAATCCG GGAATGTGCCTAAAAAAGTAGAGGATATAGTGCCGATTGCTACTGGTCATGAGCGTGAAGAGCTTCAGGCCGAGATTGAA GGAAGGGACATTCTGGAAATTAACCATCCGTCTGGTCCATTTGGAACAAAG GAAGAACCTGCTGTGATCAAGTCTTATTACGACAAAAGAATTGTGGGATGTCCTGGCGATGAAGGCG AGGATGAGCATGACGTAGTTTGGTTTTGGCTGGAGAAGGGTAAGCCACATGAATGCCCAGTATGCTCACAGTACTTTGTG CTTGAAGTGGTGGGCCCCGGTGGACCTCCCGATGGACACGGGGATGACGAAGATGATCATCACCACTGA
- the LOC125212227 gene encoding late embryogenesis abundant protein Dc3-like, whose product MSSHEQSYRAGEAKGHAQEKTGRAMDAVKDKAEAARDKASEAADATKERGRETKEQTGSYAQAAKDKAASAAEATKEKASQMAESGRETAAAGKEKTGGFLQKTGEQVKGMAQGAADAVKHTFGMAEEDDEDVVLKKRDDTNY is encoded by the exons ATGTCTTCTCACGAGCAAAGCTACAGAGCTGGTGAAGCCAAGGGCCATGCTCAG GAGAAAACCGGGCGTGCGATGGATGCGGTGAAGGACAAGGCTGAGGCGGCGAGGGACAAGGCCTCGGAGGCCGCAGACGCAACGAAGGAGCGCGGCCGCGAGACCAAGGAGCAGACGGGGAGCTACGCGCAGGCGGCCAAGGACAAGGCCGCCTCAGCGGCGGAGGCCACTAAGGAGAAGGCGTCGCAGATGGCGGAATCGGGCAGGGAGACGGCCGCTGCTGGGAAGGAGAAGACGGGAGGGTTTCTGCAGAAGACCGGGGAGCAGGTGAAGGGGATGGCGCAGGGGGCTGCCGATGCGGTGAAGCACACTTTCGGGATGGCGGAGGAGGATGATGAAGATGTTGTGCTTAAGAAGAGAGATGATACTAATtattaa
- the LOC125211685 gene encoding biotin carboxyl carrier protein of acetyl-CoA carboxylase isoform X4, which produces MAACGIGPSGVKIKNLDFGSARPKLTTLQPLHGLRTPRSLQFDGLVLLNRPKKSIVAFRTSAIEDAKASVEDDSKETVATDAVSPLIPNAFEVESLLAILCDTTSIAEFELKLGGFRLHVLRDLAKQSAPPQIPAPVTAHAVVETSAANGSASSPSLALSVPASAQGGGQSLLDKAADEGLVILQSPRVGNFKRSRTIKGKKAPPSCKEKDEVKEGQVLCYIEQLGGEIPIESDISGEVVKILKRDGEPVGYGDALIAVLPSFPGIKKLQ; this is translated from the exons ATGGCCGCGT GTGGTATTGGGCCTTCAGGTGTTAAAATAAAGAACTTGGATTTTGGTTCTGCAAGGCCAAAATTGACAACTCTGCAACCCTTGCATGGCTTAAGAACGCCCAGAAGTCTTCAATTTGATGGTTTAGTGTTGTTGAATAGACCGAAGAAGTCGATCGTTGCATTTCGAACTTCAGCTATTGAGGATG CAAAAGCCAGTGTGGAAGATGATTCTAAAGAAACTGTAGCAACTGATGCAGTCAGCCCTCTTATTCCGAATGCATTTGAG GTGGAATCTCTTTTGGCGATACTATGTGACACAACATCAATTGCGGAATTTGAGCTTAAA CTTGGAGGATTCCGGTTACACGTCTTAAGAGACCTGGCCAAACAAAGTGCACCTCCACAGATTCCTGCTCCTGTTACTGCTCATGCAGTTGTTGAGACATCTGCTGCAAATGGCTCAGCGTCATCACCATCGTTGGCACTCTCCGTACCAGCTTCTGCCCAAGGTGGAGGCCAATCTCTGCTTGATAAGGCAGCAGATGAGGGCTTGGTGATACTTCAATCTCCTAGG GTTGGGAATTTTAAAAGATCCAGGACCATTAAAGGGAAGAAGGCTCCTCCTTCTTGCAAAGAG AAAGACGAGGTAAAGGAGGGACAGGTGCTGTGCTATATTGAACAGCTAGGCGGAGAGATCCCCATTGAG TCGGACATATCTGGAGAGGTGGTCAAGATACTTAAAAGGGACGGCG AACCTGTTGGGTATGGTGATGCCCTTATCGCTGTCCTTCCTTCGTTCCCCGGAATAAAAAAGCTTCAATAG
- the LOC125211685 gene encoding biotin carboxyl carrier protein of acetyl-CoA carboxylase isoform X1 translates to MAACGIGPSGVKIKNLDFGSARPKLTTLQPLHGLRTPRSLQFDGLVLLNRPKKSIVAFRTSAIEDGSAKASVEDDSKETVATDAVSPLIPNAFEVESLLAILCDTTSIAEFELKLGGFRLHVLRDLAKQSAPPQIPAPVTAHAVVETSAANGSASSPSLALSVPASAQGGGQSLLDKAADEGLVILQSPRVGNFKRSRTIKGKKAPPSCKEKDEVKEGQVLCYIEQLGGEIPIESDISGEVVKILKRDGEPVGYGDALIAVLPSFPGIKKLQ, encoded by the exons ATGGCCGCGT GTGGTATTGGGCCTTCAGGTGTTAAAATAAAGAACTTGGATTTTGGTTCTGCAAGGCCAAAATTGACAACTCTGCAACCCTTGCATGGCTTAAGAACGCCCAGAAGTCTTCAATTTGATGGTTTAGTGTTGTTGAATAGACCGAAGAAGTCGATCGTTGCATTTCGAACTTCAGCTATTGAGGATGGTT CAGCAAAAGCCAGTGTGGAAGATGATTCTAAAGAAACTGTAGCAACTGATGCAGTCAGCCCTCTTATTCCGAATGCATTTGAG GTGGAATCTCTTTTGGCGATACTATGTGACACAACATCAATTGCGGAATTTGAGCTTAAA CTTGGAGGATTCCGGTTACACGTCTTAAGAGACCTGGCCAAACAAAGTGCACCTCCACAGATTCCTGCTCCTGTTACTGCTCATGCAGTTGTTGAGACATCTGCTGCAAATGGCTCAGCGTCATCACCATCGTTGGCACTCTCCGTACCAGCTTCTGCCCAAGGTGGAGGCCAATCTCTGCTTGATAAGGCAGCAGATGAGGGCTTGGTGATACTTCAATCTCCTAGG GTTGGGAATTTTAAAAGATCCAGGACCATTAAAGGGAAGAAGGCTCCTCCTTCTTGCAAAGAG AAAGACGAGGTAAAGGAGGGACAGGTGCTGTGCTATATTGAACAGCTAGGCGGAGAGATCCCCATTGAG TCGGACATATCTGGAGAGGTGGTCAAGATACTTAAAAGGGACGGCG AACCTGTTGGGTATGGTGATGCCCTTATCGCTGTCCTTCCTTCGTTCCCCGGAATAAAAAAGCTTCAATAG
- the LOC125211685 gene encoding biotin carboxyl carrier protein of acetyl-CoA carboxylase isoform X3 — protein MAACGIGPSGVKIKNLDFGSARPKLTTLQPLHGLRTPRSLQFDGLVLLNRPKKSIVAFRTSAIEDGSKASVEDDSKETVATDAVSPLIPNAFEVESLLAILCDTTSIAEFELKLGGFRLHVLRDLAKQSAPPQIPAPVTAHAVVETSAANGSASSPSLALSVPASAQGGGQSLLDKAADEGLVILQSPRVGNFKRSRTIKGKKAPPSCKEKDEVKEGQVLCYIEQLGGEIPIESDISGEVVKILKRDGEPVGYGDALIAVLPSFPGIKKLQ, from the exons ATGGCCGCGT GTGGTATTGGGCCTTCAGGTGTTAAAATAAAGAACTTGGATTTTGGTTCTGCAAGGCCAAAATTGACAACTCTGCAACCCTTGCATGGCTTAAGAACGCCCAGAAGTCTTCAATTTGATGGTTTAGTGTTGTTGAATAGACCGAAGAAGTCGATCGTTGCATTTCGAACTTCAGCTATTGAGGATGGTT CAAAAGCCAGTGTGGAAGATGATTCTAAAGAAACTGTAGCAACTGATGCAGTCAGCCCTCTTATTCCGAATGCATTTGAG GTGGAATCTCTTTTGGCGATACTATGTGACACAACATCAATTGCGGAATTTGAGCTTAAA CTTGGAGGATTCCGGTTACACGTCTTAAGAGACCTGGCCAAACAAAGTGCACCTCCACAGATTCCTGCTCCTGTTACTGCTCATGCAGTTGTTGAGACATCTGCTGCAAATGGCTCAGCGTCATCACCATCGTTGGCACTCTCCGTACCAGCTTCTGCCCAAGGTGGAGGCCAATCTCTGCTTGATAAGGCAGCAGATGAGGGCTTGGTGATACTTCAATCTCCTAGG GTTGGGAATTTTAAAAGATCCAGGACCATTAAAGGGAAGAAGGCTCCTCCTTCTTGCAAAGAG AAAGACGAGGTAAAGGAGGGACAGGTGCTGTGCTATATTGAACAGCTAGGCGGAGAGATCCCCATTGAG TCGGACATATCTGGAGAGGTGGTCAAGATACTTAAAAGGGACGGCG AACCTGTTGGGTATGGTGATGCCCTTATCGCTGTCCTTCCTTCGTTCCCCGGAATAAAAAAGCTTCAATAG
- the LOC125211685 gene encoding biotin carboxyl carrier protein of acetyl-CoA carboxylase isoform X2 translates to MAACGIGPSGVKIKNLDFGSARPKLTTLQPLHGLRTPRSLQFDGLVLLNRPKKSIVAFRTSAIEDAAKASVEDDSKETVATDAVSPLIPNAFEVESLLAILCDTTSIAEFELKLGGFRLHVLRDLAKQSAPPQIPAPVTAHAVVETSAANGSASSPSLALSVPASAQGGGQSLLDKAADEGLVILQSPRVGNFKRSRTIKGKKAPPSCKEKDEVKEGQVLCYIEQLGGEIPIESDISGEVVKILKRDGEPVGYGDALIAVLPSFPGIKKLQ, encoded by the exons ATGGCCGCGT GTGGTATTGGGCCTTCAGGTGTTAAAATAAAGAACTTGGATTTTGGTTCTGCAAGGCCAAAATTGACAACTCTGCAACCCTTGCATGGCTTAAGAACGCCCAGAAGTCTTCAATTTGATGGTTTAGTGTTGTTGAATAGACCGAAGAAGTCGATCGTTGCATTTCGAACTTCAGCTATTGAGGATG CAGCAAAAGCCAGTGTGGAAGATGATTCTAAAGAAACTGTAGCAACTGATGCAGTCAGCCCTCTTATTCCGAATGCATTTGAG GTGGAATCTCTTTTGGCGATACTATGTGACACAACATCAATTGCGGAATTTGAGCTTAAA CTTGGAGGATTCCGGTTACACGTCTTAAGAGACCTGGCCAAACAAAGTGCACCTCCACAGATTCCTGCTCCTGTTACTGCTCATGCAGTTGTTGAGACATCTGCTGCAAATGGCTCAGCGTCATCACCATCGTTGGCACTCTCCGTACCAGCTTCTGCCCAAGGTGGAGGCCAATCTCTGCTTGATAAGGCAGCAGATGAGGGCTTGGTGATACTTCAATCTCCTAGG GTTGGGAATTTTAAAAGATCCAGGACCATTAAAGGGAAGAAGGCTCCTCCTTCTTGCAAAGAG AAAGACGAGGTAAAGGAGGGACAGGTGCTGTGCTATATTGAACAGCTAGGCGGAGAGATCCCCATTGAG TCGGACATATCTGGAGAGGTGGTCAAGATACTTAAAAGGGACGGCG AACCTGTTGGGTATGGTGATGCCCTTATCGCTGTCCTTCCTTCGTTCCCCGGAATAAAAAAGCTTCAATAG